In Rahnella variigena, one DNA window encodes the following:
- a CDS encoding gluconeogenesis factor YvcK family protein — MRNRTLADLDRVVALGGGHGLGRVMSSLSSLGPRLTGIVTTTDNGGSTGRIRRSVGGIAWGDMRNCLNQLITEPSLASAMFEYRFSGQGELDGHNLGNLMLRALDHLTVRPLEAINLVRSLLKVDAELIPMSEQPVDLAAIDANGETVHGEVNVDKLTQIPRELRLEPQVPATREALQAIAEANLILIGPGSFFTSLMPLLLMNDLTTALRRSRAHIVYIGNLGKELSVAAASLTLDNKLDMIEARIGRRADAAIVGPKVTVGGSAAEHLIIQSPLEASDVPYRHDRDMLRAAIEEALQKML; from the coding sequence ATGCGTAACCGAACATTAGCAGACCTCGACCGGGTGGTGGCGTTAGGCGGAGGTCACGGGCTTGGCCGCGTGATGTCCTCCCTCTCCTCTCTCGGCCCGCGTCTGACCGGCATCGTGACCACCACGGATAACGGCGGTTCGACCGGCCGCATACGTCGTTCCGTGGGTGGCATTGCCTGGGGCGATATGCGCAATTGCCTGAATCAGCTGATTACCGAACCGAGTCTGGCCTCCGCGATGTTTGAATATCGCTTCAGCGGTCAGGGAGAACTCGACGGGCATAATCTGGGGAATCTGATGCTGCGTGCGCTCGATCACCTGACCGTGCGTCCGCTTGAAGCGATCAATCTGGTGCGCAGCCTGCTGAAAGTGGATGCCGAACTGATCCCGATGTCAGAACAGCCGGTCGATCTGGCCGCCATTGATGCCAACGGTGAAACGGTTCATGGAGAAGTGAATGTCGATAAACTGACGCAGATCCCGCGGGAACTGCGGCTTGAACCTCAGGTGCCGGCCACGCGCGAAGCGTTGCAGGCAATTGCAGAAGCTAATCTGATCCTGATTGGCCCCGGCAGTTTCTTCACCAGCCTGATGCCGCTGTTGCTGATGAATGACCTCACCACTGCGCTGCGTCGCAGCCGTGCGCACATTGTGTATATCGGCAATCTGGGGAAAGAACTCAGCGTCGCCGCGGCTTCTCTGACGCTGGATAACAAACTGGATATGATCGAAGCGCGCATTGGTCGCCGTGCAGATGCCGCGATTGTGGGGCCGAAAGTGACAGTTGGTGGAAGCGCGGCTGAACATCTGATTATTCAGAGCCCGCTCGAAGC